A part of uncultured Acidilobus sp. JCHS genomic DNA contains:
- a CDS encoding Xaa-Pro aminopeptidase, with translation MTPHVSRDELLRRLKALRDEASKSGCDLVYIANATSIFYFTNLYFIQTERPLALLVPLDSDPMIIAPSVEKGHIEYRNKAFGGVVNEVVYYFDYPGETSFVELAANVIASQLGAKCVMGDLQSGAQPLYGYRGVSLADVLKSRGLRWLDLGDFVYGLRLRKSDEELKLIEESGRWAARALEVALQVTRPGMWDWEVMLDASRQVLMEMNNFYKPYTPLKEPVGPVVGFRGQVGEFSAFPHALFSERPIREGDVLGVGSGPEIGGYYAELERTFVVGAPNNDIRRLFEYMLRLRKAAIEAAAPGVEVSKIDAAVREEAKRLGVTDLLRHHVGHGIGVEIHEPPYLDIGYRARLEPGMVFTIEPGIYVPGVGGFRHSDTFVVTREGVRQLTRFPEDLDELVVRP, from the coding sequence TTGACCCCTCACGTGAGCAGGGACGAGCTGCTTAGGAGGCTTAAGGCGTTAAGGGACGAGGCCTCTAAGTCGGGCTGCGACCTTGTGTACATAGCGAACGCCACCTCGATATTCTACTTCACTAACCTTTACTTCATACAAACTGAAAGGCCCTTGGCGCTCCTGGTGCCTCTGGACTCGGACCCCATGATCATAGCGCCGTCCGTGGAGAAGGGGCATATCGAGTACAGGAACAAGGCGTTCGGTGGCGTAGTCAACGAGGTAGTGTACTACTTCGACTACCCTGGCGAGACGAGCTTCGTGGAGCTAGCCGCTAACGTCATAGCTTCCCAGCTAGGGGCCAAGTGCGTCATGGGGGACCTTCAGTCGGGCGCCCAGCCCCTATACGGCTACAGGGGCGTCAGCCTAGCTGACGTGCTTAAGTCTAGGGGGCTCAGGTGGCTGGACCTGGGTGATTTCGTTTACGGCCTGAGGCTTCGCAAGAGCGATGAGGAGCTCAAGCTCATAGAGGAGAGCGGCAGGTGGGCCGCGAGAGCCCTTGAGGTAGCCCTTCAGGTAACCCGCCCAGGCATGTGGGACTGGGAGGTCATGCTGGACGCCAGCAGGCAGGTCCTAATGGAGATGAATAACTTCTATAAGCCCTACACCCCCCTCAAGGAGCCCGTAGGCCCTGTCGTGGGCTTCAGGGGCCAGGTCGGCGAGTTCTCAGCGTTCCCTCACGCTCTGTTCTCAGAAAGGCCGATCAGGGAAGGTGATGTGCTGGGCGTAGGATCAGGGCCTGAGATAGGCGGCTACTACGCGGAGCTTGAGAGGACCTTCGTCGTCGGGGCGCCCAATAATGATATCAGGAGGCTCTTTGAGTACATGTTGAGACTAAGGAAGGCTGCCATAGAGGCCGCGGCGCCGGGCGTTGAGGTCTCTAAGATAGACGCGGCGGTAAGGGAGGAGGCCAAAAGGCTCGGCGTCACCGATCTGCTAAGACATCACGTAGGTCACGGCATAGGCGTTGAAATTCATGAGCCGCCGTACCTTGACATAGGCTACAGGGCCAGGCTTGAGCCAGGCATGGTCTTCACTATCGAGCCGGGCATTTACGTACCTGGGGTCGGGGGTTTCAGGCACAGCGACACGTTCGTCGTCACAAGGGAAGGCGTAAGGCAGCTCACTAGGTTCCCTGAGGACCTTGACGAGCTAGTCGTGAGGCCCTAG
- a CDS encoding Sulfite oxidase, with protein MTGLSGTVTGCRAYLNRRLARLGIAVVFECTVSGSLSSVTEVRAMAEEASRTLGDALGTKLAPLLSERELIGRSFDLYKFRLTFGVSEIGELRLVVRKNVPLNVSGVLSATSLPVLGREALERLAKGEAVTVGTNLGYREAARECEQGETPVGQVAIPKFVIYSAEGEIPRIPPESWSLALEWKGSRRTLTYQELLERSKDLGAMDFHCVTGWSVKGKRYTGVTLDELLRGMGDLSEAKWVFAESATGYSTVIPIEEAHRTLIVFGIDGQRLSPENGGPARLFNPSLYGWKGAKWLVKISLEKDYIDGFWEALSYHERGLVQRNERFKIRNPDVVDLC; from the coding sequence GTGACAGGCCTGAGCGGCACTGTCACAGGGTGCAGGGCTTACCTCAACAGGAGGCTGGCACGCTTAGGCATAGCTGTGGTCTTTGAGTGCACGGTGTCTGGGAGCCTGAGCAGTGTTACGGAAGTCAGGGCCATGGCTGAGGAAGCCAGCAGGACGCTCGGAGACGCCCTGGGGACCAAGCTGGCCCCGCTCCTCTCGGAGAGGGAGCTGATAGGCAGGTCCTTCGACCTCTACAAGTTCCGCCTGACCTTCGGTGTTAGCGAGATCGGGGAGCTGAGGCTCGTCGTCAGGAAGAACGTCCCTCTGAACGTGAGCGGGGTCCTGTCAGCGACGTCGTTGCCCGTGCTTGGAAGGGAGGCCCTGGAGAGGCTTGCTAAAGGTGAGGCTGTGACCGTCGGCACTAACCTGGGCTATAGGGAGGCCGCGAGGGAATGTGAGCAGGGCGAGACCCCCGTAGGCCAGGTAGCCATACCGAAGTTCGTTATCTACTCAGCGGAGGGCGAGATACCAAGGATACCCCCTGAGTCGTGGTCTTTAGCCTTAGAGTGGAAGGGCTCCAGGAGGACCTTAACCTATCAGGAGCTTCTCGAGCGCTCAAAGGACCTGGGAGCTATGGACTTTCACTGCGTCACGGGGTGGAGCGTCAAAGGGAAGCGGTACACGGGCGTCACCCTGGACGAGCTCCTTAGGGGGATGGGAGACCTGTCGGAGGCCAAGTGGGTCTTCGCGGAGAGCGCTACCGGGTACTCTACGGTAATCCCGATCGAGGAGGCCCATAGGACCCTAATAGTGTTTGGCATCGATGGCCAGCGCCTGTCGCCCGAGAACGGGGGGCCCGCGAGGCTCTTCAACCCCTCGCTGTATGGCTGGAAGGGCGCTAAGTGGCTCGTTAAGATAAGCCTTGAGAAGGACTACATAGACGGCTTCTGGGAGGCGCTAAGCTATCACGAGAGGGGGCTTGTCCAGAGGAACGAGAGGTTCAAGATCAGGAACCCTGACGTAGTTGACCTCTGCTAG